AGCGGGCGAGCACGGCGCGCGCCTCGTTTTCCGGCAAGGCGCTCAATAGGACTCGCCCCATGGAGGCGCAATAGGCGGGCAGGCGGCTGCCAGGAGTGAGATTGATCGACATCACCCGGCGCTGTGACGCTCTAGCAATATAAACGATCTCGGTGCCGTCCAGGACCGACGCCGAAGCGTTGTGACCGGCGCGCTCCGAAAGCTGGTCGAGATAGGGCTGGATGATCGTCGGCAGCGGCGTGGCCGAAAGGTAAGCATGGCCAAGCCGGAGGATCTTCGGCGTCAGCGTGAAGAATTTTCCGTCATATTCGGCATAGCCGAGTTCGGCGAGCGTCAACAATGAGCGGCGCACTGTAGCGCGGTCGAGCCCAGTCAACTTCGAAGCCTCGGCGATCGACAGTCTTTGACGAGTTTCGCCAAAAGCTTCAATTGTTTTCAATCCTTTGGCAAAGCCGCTTACAAAATCCGTTTCTCGCATGGTCTTCTCTCAAGCTTAGGCATTTTGTGCGATATACGAACAAAAGTCAAATATCGCACAAAACGAATTGACCATTTTAAGATTGAAGCGTTTATTCGACGGCGAATTCGATATCTCCTTCTCCTCGCCGGGGAGAAGGTGCCCGAAGGGCGGATGAGGGGGCCGCGGCGCTTTGGCGACGCGGGCCTTGAGCGGCAAGCGAAAGCAGTCTCTCCCCTGAAACGCCCCCTCAACCCGCGCGTACCGCGCGACCTTCTCCCCGCGGGAGAAGGTAAATTACTTGGGAGGTCTTATGGCGAGGATCGTATCGCTTTCGGAAGCGGTGGCGGAAAATGTGCGGGATGGTGATACCGTCGCCATGGAAGGATTTACCCATCTGATTCCCTATGCCGCCGGGCATGAGGTCATCCGCCAAGGCAAAAAGGATCTCTATCTGATCCGTATGACGCCGGACATTCTTTACGATCAGTTGATCGGCGTCGGTGCCGCGCGCGGCCTGAAATTTTCCTGGGGCGGCAATCCCGGCGTCGGCTCGCTGCATCGCTTCCGCGACGCAGTCGAAAACCAATGGCCGCGGCCTTTGGAGATCGAGGAACATTCGCATGCCGCCATGGCCAACGCCTATGAGGCGGGCGCGGCAAACCTGCCCTTCGCCATGCTGCGCGGCTATATCGGCGCCGACCTGCCGAAGGTCAATGCGAACATCAAAAGCGTGACCTGCCCTTTCACCGGCGAGGTGCTCGCCGCCGTTCCCGCGATCCGGCCGGATGTCACCATCATTCACGCGCTGCGCGCCGACCGGAAGGGCAATGTTCTGCTCGAAGGTATTGTCGGCGTCCAGAAGGAGGCGGTACTTGCCGCCAAGCGCTCGATCGTCACCGTCGAGGAGATCGTCGAGGAACTGAACCCGCCATCGCCGAATTCCGCCGTGCTGCCGACCTGGGCGGTAACC
The nucleotide sequence above comes from Rhizobium sp. CB3090. Encoded proteins:
- a CDS encoding IclR family transcriptional regulator C-terminal domain-containing protein, whose protein sequence is MRETDFVSGFAKGLKTIEAFGETRQRLSIAEASKLTGLDRATVRRSLLTLAELGYAEYDGKFFTLTPKILRLGHAYLSATPLPTIIQPYLDQLSERAGHNASASVLDGTEIVYIARASQRRVMSINLTPGSRLPAYCASMGRVLLSALPENEARAVLARSEIKANTPNTKTDTEMLMAEFRQVKAQGYAVIDQELEIGLCSIAVPVENDRGQVAAAINIGAPAAYVAAADMAERYLPLLRETQKMLRLVLR
- a CDS encoding CoA transferase subunit A, whose amino-acid sequence is MARIVSLSEAVAENVRDGDTVAMEGFTHLIPYAAGHEVIRQGKKDLYLIRMTPDILYDQLIGVGAARGLKFSWGGNPGVGSLHRFRDAVENQWPRPLEIEEHSHAAMANAYEAGAANLPFAMLRGYIGADLPKVNANIKSVTCPFTGEVLAAVPAIRPDVTIIHALRADRKGNVLLEGIVGVQKEAVLAAKRSIVTVEEIVEELNPPSPNSAVLPTWAVTVVALVPGGAFPSYAQGYYARSNAFYIAWDEIARDRDSFRAWIKANVMEARPEDFAKYAKKNAA